In Humulus lupulus chromosome 6, drHumLupu1.1, whole genome shotgun sequence, a single genomic region encodes these proteins:
- the LOC133783972 gene encoding uncharacterized protein LOC133783972, whose protein sequence is MGNCGSFPKTKGDEAVPAPEPRKEESIKVDNENSNDQENVTKVEEEEKTITTDDSFNAEKNNSDLDLHDGDEAKPALDDDKNAQSLQTLLVENGGKGEKGDEESEKKVEVEVASEAKEEAKEEKEVEAVKLAEKVEEKTTNKAEPEKAFEPAAPVADIPAATIQ, encoded by the exons ATGGGCAATTGTGGAAGTTTTCCTAAGACAAAGGGAGATGAAGCCGTTCCGGCACCGGAGCCACGCAAGGAAGAGTCAATTAAGGTCGATAACGAGAATAGTAATGATCAAGAGAACGTTACGAAGGtcgaagaagaagagaaaactaTTACAACTGATGACAGCTTCAATGCTGAGAAGAATAATTCTGATCTTGATCTTCATGATGGTGATGAGGCCAAGCCTGCTCTTGATGATGACAAAAATGCTCAATCTCTTCAGACTTTACTTGTTGAG AATGGAGGGAAAGGGGAAAAGGGAGATGAAGAAAGTGAGAAGAAAGTAGAAGTTGAAGTAGCATCAGAAGCAAAAGAAGAAGCAAAAGAAGAGAAAGAGGTTGAGGCAGTGAAATTAGCTGAGAAGGTGGAGGAAAAGACGACTAATAAAGCTGAGCCAGAAAAAGCATTTGAACCTGCTGCACCCGTGGCTGATATACCAGCTGCAACTATCCAATAA